The following proteins come from a genomic window of Bartonella apihabitans:
- the cbiE gene encoding precorrin-6y C5,15-methyltransferase (decarboxylating) subunit CbiE has product MNKKPWLKIIGIGDDGWSGLTLRQQNAITAASYIYGGKRHLGFLPENLPAKLIPWPSPFSKGVDGILSLKGQNVVALVSGDPMFFGAGATLLRKLPIAEVLVLPHPSSFSLAASHLGWALQDTVCLSINGRPIRSIIGQLQNNNRLIILSENKDSPSELAKLLVDYGFGASKMTVMEHLGGEKQRIRSLKADKFDLDDCENLNLVAVECRADSSDAGFSFCSGLPDDAFFTDGQLTKQDVRAVTMAHLAPKFGEVLWDVGAGSGSISIEWLRAARGTRAYAIERKESRQNTILKNADHFGVIGLSLVRGEAPFCLAGLESPDAIFIGGGFTHPDLFDRCWKSLKSGGRLIVNAVTLETNAILAEHSKNVNARLIHLAFAEAVPLGNFHVWRNSLPITMMIARKT; this is encoded by the coding sequence ATGAACAAAAAACCTTGGCTGAAAATTATTGGTATTGGAGATGATGGCTGGAGTGGTCTTACACTGCGCCAACAAAATGCTATAACTGCGGCTTCCTATATATATGGCGGCAAAAGACACCTTGGGTTTTTGCCTGAAAATTTGCCGGCAAAATTAATTCCTTGGCCGTCACCTTTTTCAAAAGGCGTAGACGGGATATTGTCGTTAAAAGGGCAAAATGTTGTTGCGTTGGTCAGTGGCGATCCCATGTTTTTCGGAGCAGGAGCAACTTTACTGCGAAAATTACCTATAGCCGAGGTATTGGTTTTGCCGCACCCGTCGTCGTTTTCATTGGCCGCATCCCATCTCGGCTGGGCATTGCAGGACACAGTTTGTCTGTCAATCAATGGCCGTCCTATTCGTTCTATAATCGGCCAATTGCAGAACAATAACCGGCTGATTATTCTGTCGGAAAACAAAGATAGTCCATCAGAGCTTGCGAAACTCCTAGTAGATTATGGTTTTGGTGCAAGCAAAATGACAGTCATGGAACACCTGGGTGGTGAGAAACAACGCATTCGCTCTTTAAAGGCTGATAAATTCGACCTTGATGATTGCGAAAATCTCAATCTGGTAGCGGTTGAATGTCGTGCCGATAGTTCAGATGCCGGATTTAGTTTTTGTTCAGGATTGCCTGATGACGCCTTTTTTACAGACGGTCAACTCACCAAACAGGATGTTCGGGCAGTTACTATGGCGCATCTTGCTCCGAAATTTGGTGAAGTGTTGTGGGATGTTGGAGCCGGTAGCGGCTCGATTTCGATTGAATGGTTACGTGCCGCTAGAGGAACACGTGCTTATGCAATTGAAAGAAAAGAGAGTAGACAAAATACGATTTTAAAAAATGCCGATCATTTTGGAGTTATCGGTCTCTCACTCGTAAGAGGAGAAGCGCCGTTTTGTCTCGCTGGCCTTGAAAGTCCCGATGCAATATTTATTGGCGGCGGTTTTACCCATCCAGATTTATTCGACCGCTGCTGGAAAAGTTTGAAATCCGGTGGAAGGCTCATTGTCAATGCTGTAACGCTTGAAACCAATGCCATCCTTGCAGAGCATTCCAAAAACGTTAATGCGCGCCTCATTCATCTTGCATTTGCCGAAGCTGTTCCTTTGGGAAATTTCCATGTATGGCGCAATTCGCTTCCGATCACCATGATGATTGCCCGAAAAACCTGA
- the hfq gene encoding RNA chaperone Hfq, with amino-acid sequence MTERSQHLQDLFLNAVRKQKISLTIFLVNGVKLTGIVTSFDNFCVLLRRDGHSQLVYKHAISTIMPSQPVQMLDEDEDIE; translated from the coding sequence ATGACAGAACGATCGCAGCACCTGCAGGATCTCTTTCTGAATGCAGTACGTAAACAAAAGATTTCTCTTACAATCTTTTTGGTAAATGGCGTCAAACTTACCGGCATAGTAACATCGTTCGACAATTTTTGCGTGTTGCTGCGACGTGATGGGCACTCCCAGCTCGTTTACAAACATGCGATATCGACCATAATGCCTAGTCAGCCGGTGCAGATGCTGGATGAAGATGAGGACATTGAATAG
- the hflX gene encoding GTPase HflX, with translation MMDDHDKTHKLISRQTVETRAIVIVPVIYDRENLKKNYEASSRTRIDEAVGLAEAIRLDVVEKISVNIEKPRPATLLGQGKVEEIGKIVSDKNIDLAVMDSSLTPIQQRNLEKAWNCKVIDRTALILEIFGDRARTKEGVLQVELAHLNYQKGRLVRSWTHLERQRGGSGFLGGPGETQIEADRRILQSKIVRIKRELETVVRTRALHRAKRKKVPYPVIALVGYTNAGKSTLFNRLTGAEVLAKNMLFATLDPTLRKVILPHEQTVMLSDTVGFISDLPTHLIAAFRATLEEVVEADLILHVRDMSDVENHAHAQDVLNILSSLGVNTDDPDHIIEVWNKVDLLDDVSLAALEDSARASLTPVVAVSALTGKGVDKLLAIIEKRISGEMIKRQIVLKPDEYGLLDWLYKNGEVIKKTSKDDGSVIVSANLTGQANERFDNIIKTKHSD, from the coding sequence ATGATGGATGATCATGACAAGACCCACAAGCTGATTTCAAGACAAACAGTTGAAACACGAGCAATTGTTATTGTCCCGGTCATATATGATCGGGAGAATTTGAAGAAAAATTATGAAGCATCGTCGCGCACGCGTATTGATGAAGCAGTAGGGCTTGCTGAAGCCATCCGGTTGGATGTTGTTGAAAAAATATCCGTTAATATTGAAAAACCGCGTCCGGCAACGCTGTTGGGCCAGGGAAAAGTCGAAGAAATCGGCAAGATAGTCTCTGATAAAAACATCGATCTTGCAGTCATGGATTCTTCCCTGACGCCGATCCAACAGAGAAATCTTGAAAAAGCATGGAACTGCAAAGTTATTGATCGCACAGCTCTTATTCTCGAGATTTTTGGTGATAGGGCAAGAACAAAAGAAGGTGTCCTTCAGGTCGAACTTGCCCACCTCAATTATCAAAAGGGTCGATTAGTCAGAAGTTGGACCCACTTGGAAAGACAGCGCGGTGGTAGCGGCTTTCTCGGCGGACCTGGTGAAACACAGATTGAAGCTGACCGGCGCATTTTGCAGTCAAAAATTGTCCGCATCAAGCGTGAACTTGAAACAGTTGTCAGAACAAGAGCACTCCATAGGGCGAAAAGAAAGAAAGTCCCTTATCCGGTTATAGCCCTTGTCGGTTATACCAATGCCGGTAAATCTACATTATTCAATCGTTTGACGGGCGCGGAGGTGTTGGCCAAAAACATGCTCTTTGCAACACTTGACCCGACATTGCGCAAAGTAATCCTGCCACACGAACAGACGGTCATGTTATCGGATACAGTTGGATTCATTTCCGATCTTCCAACCCATCTCATTGCAGCGTTCAGAGCAACATTGGAAGAGGTTGTCGAAGCTGATCTTATCCTTCACGTGCGCGATATGTCGGATGTTGAAAACCATGCCCATGCGCAGGATGTCTTGAATATTTTATCAAGTCTTGGTGTCAATACAGATGATCCCGATCACATTATAGAAGTCTGGAACAAGGTCGATTTGCTCGACGATGTGTCGTTAGCTGCTTTGGAGGATTCTGCCCGTGCTTCTCTCACACCGGTTGTGGCTGTTTCGGCTCTAACCGGCAAAGGTGTTGACAAACTCCTCGCGATTATTGAAAAACGAATATCCGGCGAAATGATCAAACGTCAAATTGTTCTCAAGCCGGATGAATACGGTCTTCTTGATTGGCTTTACAAGAATGGTGAAGTCATTAAAAAGACATCTAAAGATGACGGTTCGGTTATTGTTTCGGCAAATCTGACCGGACAGGCGAATGAACGCTTCGATAATATCATTAAAACAAAACATTCGGACTAA
- a CDS encoding gamma carbonic anhydrase family protein, which yields MAFYRLDGIDPVIEDSSASWVAESAEIIGKVVLKPRSSVWFGSVLRGDNETITIGEGTNIQDLTMVHTDAGIEVSIGKNCTIGHKVILHGCTIGDTSLVGMGAIIMNHAVIGEELIVGAGALVTQGKQFPSRSLIVGNPARFVRNLTDEEIEGIKKSASHYYDNAQRFKYNLVPLTLPEQ from the coding sequence ATGGCTTTTTATCGGCTTGATGGTATAGATCCCGTTATTGAAGATAGTTCAGCAAGCTGGGTTGCAGAAAGCGCCGAAATTATCGGAAAGGTTGTTTTGAAGCCGCGCTCCAGTGTCTGGTTCGGAAGCGTTTTGCGCGGGGACAATGAAACGATTACTATCGGTGAGGGAACAAATATTCAGGATCTGACAATGGTTCACACCGACGCCGGTATCGAAGTGTCGATTGGCAAAAATTGTACCATCGGTCATAAAGTCATCCTTCACGGTTGTACCATTGGTGATACAAGTTTGGTCGGAATGGGCGCCATTATTATGAACCACGCGGTTATTGGCGAAGAGTTGATCGTGGGAGCAGGGGCATTGGTCACTCAAGGAAAACAGTTTCCTAGCCGGTCGCTTATTGTTGGCAATCCGGCACGTTTTGTCAGAAATTTGACCGATGAGGAAATCGAAGGCATTAAAAAATCTGCGTCACATTATTATGACAATGCACAAAGATTTAAATATAATCTGGTGCCTCTCACTTTGCCGGAACAATGA
- a CDS encoding bile acid:sodium symporter family protein, with product MKFLPDKFLTALIVAIIIASIAPISGKAADWFSLLTQIFVGLLFFLHGAKLPWQAVLAGIVHWRLHLTVFLATFVLFPILGVLAGFIVPGLKEFAFYAGILYLCVLPSTVQSSIAFTSIAGGNIPAAIVSASASNIFGMFLTPLLVGLLFSAGGGKATISATAFESILVQLLIPFVLGQLCQRFIGNFIVRHKSLTSIVDRGSIILVVYLAFSEATTSGLWHTTSWHDLIVMIIIDVVLLAIVLTVTWYGSKLLGFDEKDCITITFCGSKKSLASGAPMANAIFAGSGGAIGAIVLPLMLFHQIQLMVCTIIARHLSERRKQSGTDE from the coding sequence ATGAAGTTTTTGCCAGACAAATTCTTAACTGCGCTGATTGTGGCAATTATTATTGCCAGCATCGCTCCAATATCCGGAAAAGCTGCGGATTGGTTTTCGTTGCTTACGCAGATTTTCGTTGGATTACTATTCTTCCTGCACGGAGCAAAGTTACCGTGGCAAGCGGTTCTAGCCGGTATTGTTCACTGGCGACTGCATTTGACAGTGTTTCTTGCGACATTTGTTCTGTTTCCAATTTTGGGTGTTTTGGCAGGTTTCATAGTTCCGGGGTTGAAAGAATTTGCTTTCTATGCAGGCATTCTCTATTTGTGCGTCTTGCCTTCAACGGTCCAATCGTCGATAGCTTTCACGTCCATCGCTGGTGGTAATATTCCAGCTGCAATTGTTTCGGCTTCAGCGTCGAACATTTTTGGTATGTTTTTGACGCCGCTTCTTGTCGGACTTCTGTTTTCCGCAGGCGGAGGCAAAGCAACCATATCGGCAACTGCATTTGAAAGCATTCTGGTGCAACTGCTTATTCCGTTTGTTCTTGGTCAGCTTTGCCAGCGCTTTATTGGAAATTTTATAGTACGACACAAATCCTTGACTTCAATCGTCGACAGAGGGTCAATTATTCTGGTTGTCTATCTTGCATTTAGCGAGGCAACCACAAGCGGATTGTGGCATACCACAAGCTGGCACGATCTGATCGTGATGATTATTATCGACGTGGTTTTGCTAGCGATTGTATTGACTGTCACGTGGTATGGATCAAAATTGTTAGGCTTCGACGAGAAAGACTGTATAACAATTACTTTTTGCGGTTCGAAAAAAAGCCTCGCAAGTGGCGCGCCAATGGCAAATGCCATTTTTGCAGGCTCTGGTGGGGCAATCGGCGCAATTGTCTTGCCACTTATGTTATTTCACCAGATACAATTGATGGTATGTACGATTATTGCCCGTCATTTATCGGAAAGAAGAAAACAAAGTGGCACAGACGAATAA
- a CDS encoding methyltransferase, whose translation MAQTNKAELEHFYNLGLSLEKQGKFDEAAAAYRRALEVDPEDYGGIGVRLASINRGETPKTAPKAYVATLFDQNADMFDYILVDQLGYDVPLQLREQLLAAFPDLRFDRMLDLGCGTGLSADALDDLAGDKTGVDLSENMIEIAHEKGDYQHLFVGDAVEFVTRSLEQWDLIVATDVLPYMGDIGLFFDKVSERLAQHGVFGFSTETLSESAFNGLDYKVGPHQRFAHNEDYIRNELAKHDIECVSVNNIVVRAEQGEPVSGQLYVTRKKS comes from the coding sequence GTGGCACAGACGAATAAAGCCGAATTGGAACATTTTTATAATCTCGGGCTTTCTCTTGAAAAACAGGGAAAATTTGATGAAGCAGCCGCAGCATATCGACGGGCATTGGAGGTGGATCCCGAAGATTATGGCGGGATTGGAGTGAGACTTGCTTCTATCAACCGTGGCGAAACACCGAAGACCGCGCCAAAAGCCTATGTTGCAACTTTATTCGACCAAAATGCCGATATGTTCGATTATATTCTGGTTGATCAATTGGGTTATGACGTACCATTGCAATTACGGGAACAATTATTAGCTGCTTTCCCGGACTTGAGATTTGATAGGATGCTTGATCTTGGCTGTGGCACAGGACTTTCTGCTGATGCACTTGATGATCTGGCAGGCGACAAGACCGGTGTCGATCTTTCTGAAAATATGATCGAGATCGCACATGAAAAAGGTGATTACCAGCATCTGTTTGTGGGCGATGCCGTGGAATTTGTTACACGCTCGCTCGAACAGTGGGATTTGATCGTCGCTACCGACGTTCTGCCCTATATGGGCGACATCGGGTTGTTTTTTGACAAAGTTTCCGAACGTCTTGCACAACACGGAGTTTTTGGATTTTCAACCGAAACACTTTCCGAAAGCGCATTTAACGGACTGGACTATAAAGTAGGACCTCATCAACGTTTTGCCCACAACGAGGATTATATCAGAAATGAATTGGCAAAACACGACATTGAATGTGTAAGCGTCAATAATATAGTTGTTCGTGCCGAACAGGGGGAACCTGTGTCGGGACAATTATATGTCACTCGCAAGAAATCCTGA
- a CDS encoding acetolactate synthase 3 large subunit codes for MTEEPKPKDSFDGKTMSGAEMVVQALIDQGVERVFGYPGGAVLPIFDEIYQQNSFEHILVRHEQAAGHAAEGYARSTGKVGVMLVTSGPGATNTVTALQDALMDSIPLVCFSGQVPTTLIGTDGFQEADTVGITRPCTKHNWLVKDVNDLARIIHEAFYIAQTGRPGPVLIDIPKDVQFASGVYTAPRSMPRQSYHPQLDGNAKAIEYAVSMLAEAKKPVIYTGGGVISSGTNAVRLLRELVALGDFPITSTLMGLGAYPASGKNWLGMLGMHGTYEANMTMHDCDVMLAIGARFDDRITGRLDAFAPKARIIHIDIDPSSINKTVQVEVPIVGDVAHVLENMTRSLRALKPVPDKESRKVWWDEIDRWRARNCLAYKRRSDVIMPQYAIKRLYELTKDKKAYVTTEVGQHQMWTAQYYGFEEPRHFMTSGGLGTMGYGFPASIGVQIAHPDALVICVAGDASIQMNIQELATAMQHKTPVKVFILNNHYMGMVRQWQQLLHGNRLSNSYTDAMPDFVKLAEAYGAVGIRCSKPDELDEKINEMLECDKPVFFDCVVAKQENCFPMIPSGRAHNDMLLPDEANDESIQNAIDAKGRSLV; via the coding sequence ATGACAGAAGAACCAAAACCAAAAGACAGTTTCGACGGAAAAACAATGTCTGGTGCGGAAATGGTCGTGCAAGCGCTTATCGATCAGGGGGTAGAACGTGTATTTGGTTACCCCGGAGGAGCAGTTCTCCCGATTTTTGACGAAATTTATCAGCAGAATTCATTTGAACATATTCTTGTTCGCCATGAGCAGGCAGCAGGACACGCAGCCGAAGGATATGCTCGCAGTACCGGTAAAGTCGGCGTTATGTTGGTAACGTCCGGTCCTGGGGCTACGAATACCGTGACAGCATTACAAGACGCGTTGATGGATTCTATTCCACTTGTCTGTTTTTCGGGGCAGGTTCCTACAACGCTGATTGGTACAGACGGTTTTCAGGAAGCTGATACGGTGGGTATTACACGCCCGTGCACGAAACATAACTGGTTGGTAAAAGATGTAAACGACCTTGCCCGCATCATTCATGAAGCGTTCTATATTGCTCAAACAGGGCGGCCGGGACCGGTTTTGATCGACATACCGAAGGATGTACAATTTGCTTCGGGCGTTTATACCGCGCCGCGCTCCATGCCGCGCCAAAGCTATCATCCGCAACTGGATGGTAACGCCAAAGCAATCGAATATGCAGTTTCAATGCTCGCTGAAGCGAAAAAACCTGTAATCTATACCGGTGGCGGGGTTATTTCTTCTGGTACCAATGCGGTAAGATTATTGCGTGAGCTTGTTGCTCTTGGTGATTTTCCTATCACGTCAACGCTCATGGGATTGGGAGCTTATCCGGCATCGGGAAAAAACTGGTTGGGTATGCTTGGTATGCACGGCACTTACGAAGCCAATATGACAATGCATGATTGCGATGTGATGTTGGCCATCGGTGCACGTTTTGATGATCGTATTACCGGTCGTCTTGACGCTTTCGCACCAAAAGCAAGAATTATTCATATCGATATCGACCCTTCATCAATTAATAAAACGGTTCAGGTTGAAGTCCCGATCGTCGGCGATGTTGCGCATGTTCTGGAAAATATGACGCGCAGTTTGCGCGCCTTGAAACCGGTGCCTGACAAAGAATCAAGAAAAGTCTGGTGGGACGAAATCGATCGCTGGAGAGCGCGTAATTGTCTGGCTTATAAGCGCAGATCCGATGTCATTATGCCGCAATATGCAATAAAACGCCTTTATGAACTGACAAAAGACAAAAAGGCATATGTCACTACAGAAGTCGGTCAACACCAGATGTGGACAGCTCAATATTATGGCTTTGAGGAACCACGCCATTTTATGACATCAGGTGGATTGGGGACGATGGGATATGGCTTTCCGGCTTCGATCGGTGTGCAAATTGCCCACCCTGATGCGCTGGTTATTTGTGTTGCAGGCGATGCCTCGATCCAGATGAATATTCAGGAACTGGCAACGGCAATGCAACATAAAACGCCCGTCAAGGTGTTTATATTGAACAACCATTATATGGGAATGGTGCGTCAATGGCAGCAACTCCTTCACGGAAACAGGCTGTCGAATTCCTACACAGATGCTATGCCGGATTTTGTAAAACTTGCCGAGGCTTATGGTGCAGTTGGTATCAGATGCTCGAAACCGGATGAGCTTGACGAGAAAATCAATGAAATGCTTGAATGCGACAAGCCGGTTTTCTTTGACTGTGTGGTTGCCAAGCAGGAGAATTGCTTCCCGATGATTCCATCGGGTAGGGCACATAATGACATGCTTCTTCCTGACGAAGCCAATGATGAATCAATTCAGAATGCTATCGATGCAAAAGGCCGCTCGCTCGTATAA
- the ilvN gene encoding acetolactate synthase small subunit encodes MNAQNLSFGSAYFIEPDNDPMETHMLAVLVDNEPGVLARVIGMFSGRGYNIESLTVSETQHAEKLSRITVVTRATPQVLNQIRHQLERIIPVHRVVDLTVRAREQGQDGPIERELALIKVVGEGADRVEALRLAEAFHAKVIDATVDHFIFEITGRTAKVDQFISIMEPLGLVEICRTGVSAMNRGPDGM; translated from the coding sequence ATGAACGCACAGAATTTAAGTTTTGGTTCGGCTTATTTTATTGAACCGGATAATGACCCGATGGAAACGCATATGCTTGCAGTTCTCGTTGATAACGAGCCGGGCGTGCTTGCCCGTGTTATCGGGATGTTTTCGGGACGCGGTTATAATATTGAAAGCTTGACCGTTTCGGAAACACAGCATGCAGAAAAGCTTTCCCGTATTACGGTTGTGACACGGGCAACGCCGCAAGTTCTTAACCAGATTCGCCATCAATTGGAACGGATTATACCGGTTCATCGCGTGGTCGATTTGACGGTTCGCGCACGTGAGCAGGGGCAAGATGGGCCGATCGAGCGGGAATTAGCACTTATAAAAGTAGTAGGTGAAGGTGCCGATCGGGTGGAAGCATTGCGTTTGGCCGAGGCATTCCACGCCAAGGTGATTGATGCAACGGTCGACCATTTTATTTTCGAAATTACCGGACGCACCGCCAAGGTCGATCAGTTTATTTCCATTATGGAACCCTTGGGATTGGTAGAAATATGCCGTACAGGTGTTTCGGCGATGAACCGTGGTCCGGACGGCATGTGA
- a CDS encoding nitronate monooxygenase family protein, with product MSYIDFCHHFNIEIPLIQAPMAGVSTPELAAEICNNGAIGSLGLGASSPDAASRAIETLKKATKRPFNINFFCHTPKENDKQIDDAWLKKLSPLFHKFNAEPPRTLREIYSSFYTNDELFELVMKEKPAIVSFHFGLPETEKISAMKQAGIYLIATATNLDEALAIEKAGLDAIIAQGYEAGGHRGIFDENLTDSCLSLKQLLKIILKNLSIPVIAAGGLMDGRDIAECIKAGASAVQMGTAFIACPQSQADSGYKKTLASQSAYHTVMTRAFSGRPARALYNSFVDFTRNVPNKDVPPYPYAYDAAKQIANLAKEQQDFGFGAYWAGQGAPFSRPMDAKKLLACLRKEFLQAMHPS from the coding sequence ATGTCCTACATCGATTTCTGTCATCATTTCAATATCGAAATTCCGCTGATTCAAGCTCCCATGGCAGGGGTTTCAACACCGGAACTTGCGGCAGAAATCTGTAATAATGGAGCAATAGGATCTTTGGGCCTGGGCGCATCCTCGCCCGATGCTGCATCTCGGGCAATCGAAACATTAAAAAAGGCCACAAAACGACCTTTTAACATCAATTTTTTCTGCCACACCCCCAAAGAAAACGACAAACAAATTGACGACGCTTGGCTTAAAAAATTAAGCCCCCTGTTCCATAAATTTAACGCTGAGCCACCTCGAACTTTGCGGGAAATCTATAGCAGTTTTTATACGAACGACGAATTGTTCGAGCTCGTCATGAAAGAAAAACCGGCAATTGTCAGCTTCCATTTCGGACTTCCGGAAACAGAAAAAATCTCGGCAATGAAGCAAGCCGGAATATATCTCATAGCAACAGCAACCAATCTTGACGAAGCATTGGCTATTGAAAAAGCCGGTCTGGATGCAATTATTGCCCAAGGTTACGAGGCCGGCGGTCATCGGGGGATATTCGATGAAAATTTAACGGACTCCTGTCTTTCTCTCAAACAACTTTTAAAGATAATTTTGAAAAATCTTTCCATACCCGTCATAGCCGCTGGCGGATTAATGGATGGTCGGGATATTGCAGAATGCATCAAAGCCGGTGCGAGCGCCGTACAAATGGGGACAGCTTTTATAGCCTGTCCCCAATCTCAGGCAGATAGCGGATACAAAAAAACTCTGGCCAGCCAATCTGCCTATCATACAGTTATGACACGTGCTTTCTCGGGACGACCTGCACGTGCGCTATATAATTCTTTTGTCGATTTCACCCGAAATGTGCCGAATAAAGATGTGCCTCCCTATCCTTATGCCTATGATGCTGCAAAACAAATCGCCAATCTTGCCAAAGAACAACAGGACTTCGGGTTCGGTGCCTATTGGGCTGGACAAGGTGCTCCCTTTTCCCGACCAATGGATGCAAAGAAACTACTCGCTTGCCTGAGAAAAGAATTTCTTCAGGCTATGCACCCCTCATAA
- a CDS encoding ATP-dependent RecD-like DNA helicase — MQFSPQQDKALTSVANWLKNGQSQVFRLFGYAGTGKTTLARYFAESVDGTVQFAAFTGKAAQVLRSKGASNARTIHSLIYRPRGEEEVADENTGKTSMAPMFSLNRQSPIAQAKLVVIDECSMVDEQLGRDLMSFGTPILVLGDPGQLPPISGGGFFTEHEPDFLLTEIHRQARDNPIIRLAMDVREGRDIDYGDYGAAKVITRKQVDQQLVLDADQVLVGINRTRRLYNKRLRELKGFTADYPQAGDKLVCLRNDPAKGLLNGSLWRVMTASKETVKPGISLLVTPEDEDRGVAKIKLLKAVFDDPESEISWQMKRRYDDFDYGYALTVHKAQGSQWDNVVLFDESFAFRDTRERWLYTAITRAAEKLTIVR, encoded by the coding sequence ATGCAATTTTCACCACAACAAGATAAAGCACTGACCAGTGTCGCAAATTGGCTTAAAAATGGTCAGTCTCAGGTTTTTCGTTTGTTTGGCTATGCGGGCACGGGAAAAACGACCTTGGCGCGCTATTTTGCCGAAAGCGTTGATGGTACGGTTCAATTTGCTGCTTTCACCGGTAAAGCCGCTCAGGTATTGCGTTCAAAAGGCGCAAGCAATGCGCGAACTATTCACTCTTTGATATATCGCCCACGGGGTGAAGAAGAAGTTGCCGACGAAAACACCGGTAAAACATCGATGGCCCCGATGTTTTCACTCAATCGTCAAAGTCCCATTGCTCAGGCCAAGCTTGTTGTCATTGATGAATGCTCGATGGTTGATGAACAGCTCGGCCGTGATCTTATGAGCTTTGGAACCCCTATTCTTGTGTTGGGAGACCCTGGACAATTGCCGCCAATATCGGGCGGCGGATTTTTTACCGAACATGAGCCGGATTTTCTTTTGACAGAAATTCATCGTCAGGCGCGGGATAACCCGATTATCCGTCTGGCAATGGATGTTCGTGAAGGACGCGATATTGATTACGGCGACTATGGTGCAGCCAAAGTCATAACGAGAAAACAGGTTGACCAGCAATTGGTTCTTGACGCCGATCAGGTTCTCGTTGGCATTAACCGGACACGTCGACTCTATAATAAGCGTTTAAGAGAACTCAAAGGTTTTACAGCCGATTACCCGCAAGCTGGCGATAAGCTTGTTTGCTTGCGCAATGATCCGGCAAAAGGTTTGTTGAATGGTTCATTATGGAGGGTAATGACGGCATCCAAAGAAACCGTAAAACCCGGTATAAGTTTACTCGTCACTCCGGAAGATGAGGATCGCGGCGTCGCGAAAATCAAGTTGTTGAAAGCGGTTTTTGATGATCCGGAAAGTGAGATTTCCTGGCAAATGAAACGCCGTTATGATGATTTTGATTATGGCTATGCTTTAACTGTTCATAAAGCCCAAGGCTCGCAATGGGATAATGTCGTATTATTTGATGAAAGTTTCGCTTTTCGTGATACCCGAGAACGTTGGCTTTATACAGCAATTACGCGTGCAGCCGAAAAATTGACAATTGTAAGATAA
- a CDS encoding glucose 1-dehydrogenase yields MRVKDKVAIVTGGAKGLGEATSRLLAKEGAKVVLTDLDEVQGKKVEAEINKAGGTAKYMKHDVAKEDQWKKVVDDTVSLFGRLDILVNNAGVGHSASAEDETLEKWRFLQSINLDAVFLGTREAIRVMKYQKSGSIINLSSIEGLVGDPTLAAYNASKGGVRLFTKSAALHCAKSGYGIRVNSVHPGYIWTPMVEESAKESGDVEERKAALTALHPIGKLGVPDDIAYGILYLASDESGFVTGSELVIDGGYTAQ; encoded by the coding sequence ATGCGGGTGAAAGACAAAGTTGCAATCGTTACAGGTGGCGCAAAAGGTTTGGGCGAGGCGACATCACGTCTTCTAGCCAAAGAAGGTGCGAAAGTTGTTCTGACCGATCTTGATGAAGTGCAAGGCAAGAAAGTAGAGGCGGAAATCAACAAAGCCGGCGGTACTGCAAAATACATGAAACATGATGTTGCCAAGGAAGACCAATGGAAAAAAGTCGTTGACGACACAGTCAGTCTCTTCGGCCGATTGGATATTCTGGTGAATAACGCCGGCGTCGGGCATTCGGCTTCTGCAGAAGACGAAACTTTGGAAAAATGGCGCTTTCTGCAATCAATCAATCTTGATGCGGTTTTTCTTGGTACCCGCGAAGCTATCCGCGTGATGAAATATCAAAAGAGCGGTTCGATTATCAATTTGTCGTCGATCGAAGGTTTGGTTGGGGATCCAACGCTTGCTGCCTATAACGCAAGTAAGGGCGGGGTTCGCCTGTTTACCAAGTCTGCTGCATTGCATTGCGCGAAATCTGGCTATGGCATTCGCGTGAATTCCGTCCATCCGGGCTATATCTGGACACCGATGGTTGAAGAAAGTGCCAAAGAAAGCGGCGATGTCGAGGAAAGAAAAGCAGCGCTAACAGCTCTCCACCCGATTGGGAAATTGGGAGTACCGGACGATATCGCTTACGGTATTCTTTATCTTGCTTCCGATGAATCCGGTTTTGTCACCGGTTCGGAATTGGTTATTGATGGCGGCTATACCGCTCAATAA